One genomic segment of Phalacrocorax carbo chromosome Z, bPhaCar2.1, whole genome shotgun sequence includes these proteins:
- the CZH9orf85 gene encoding uncharacterized protein C9orf85 homolog, with translation MSSERGNVSRTRPQRYQNARAFRNDKYDTSSRCKKINAKLHDGVCQHCKGILEWRVKFSKYKLLSKPKKCVKCLQKTVKDPYHIVCRPCAGKLEVCAKCGKEEEIVIPIDKGQDRTESVTTENGQESHGLQDELDFDTNFSSTGSDEGSDVLEERFKSMNFERTEI, from the exons ATGAGCTCGGAGAGGGGGAACGTGTCGCGCACGAGGCCACAGCGCTATCAGAACGCGCGCGCCTTTAGGAACGACAAGTATGACACCAGTTCCCGGTGCAAG aaaataaatgctaagCTTCATGATGGAGTGTGTCAGCATTGCAAAGGTATCTTGGAGTGGCGGGTAAAATTCAGCAAGTACAAACTACTATCAAAGCCTAAAAAATG tgtgAAGTGCCTCCAGAAGACTGTAAAAGATCCTTATCATATTGTTTGTCGACCATGTGCTGGTAAACTGGAAGTTTGTGCTAAATgtgggaaagaagaagaaatagtaATTCC gATTGATAAAGGACAAGACAGAACTGAGAGTGTGACCACTGAAAATGGCCAAGAGAGCCATGGATTGCAGGATGAGCTGGATTTCGATACAAACTTCAGTAGTACAGGCAGTGATGAAGGTTCTGATGTACTTGAAGAACGGTTTAAAAGTATGAATTTTGAAAGGACAGAGATCTAA